Proteins co-encoded in one Acidithiobacillus caldus ATCC 51756 genomic window:
- a CDS encoding CvpA family protein — MPTWVNVGVLVILSLSLLWGILRGMLREFFSLMGWVGGVYLAWQYGAQWVAPTLTGLPEPWRVPLADFLLFFAVMFLTTLMAFLLRKILYPIGFSGPDRLLGGVFGLLRGGVILLVLIFIARAAGFAQSSWWQTSWLGSPQVTTLSQSITAPAVSYWESQHRVKATAVHEPL, encoded by the coding sequence ATGCCAACCTGGGTGAACGTGGGCGTCCTCGTCATCCTTTCCCTGTCCCTGCTCTGGGGAATTCTGCGCGGTATGTTGCGGGAATTCTTTTCGCTCATGGGTTGGGTGGGCGGGGTATATCTGGCCTGGCAGTATGGTGCCCAGTGGGTCGCACCCACGCTCACCGGCCTGCCGGAGCCCTGGCGTGTGCCCCTGGCCGATTTCCTGCTCTTTTTCGCGGTGATGTTCCTGACCACCCTGATGGCCTTTCTCTTGCGGAAAATCCTGTATCCCATCGGTTTTTCCGGGCCGGACCGGCTTCTGGGTGGGGTCTTCGGTCTCCTGCGCGGGGGCGTGATCCTGCTCGTTCTCATCTTCATCGCCAGGGCGGCGGGTTTTGCCCAATCCAGTTGGTGGCAGACGTCCTGGCTTGGCTCACCGCAAGTGACCACTCTGTCGCAGTCCATCACGGCCCCGGCCGTTTCCTATTGGGAGTCGCAACATCGTGTCAAAGCAACTGCTGTGCATGAGCCACTCTGA
- a CDS encoding bifunctional folylpolyglutamate synthase/dihydrofolate synthase: MQSEAARARLVQAPGAVPADRVNARVMALAGAPGHIELGLARMRAAMAELEIAPRQPWPVITVAGTNGKGSTVAYLESLYRQAGYRVAAYTSPHLWRFVERLRIDGTVLTEGQWLAALEEVAQDAGHIPLTYFELATLAALLLVRAAAPELLILEVGMGGRLDAVNAVHPDLSIITTVDMDHQQWLGDSREAIGREKAGILRRGVPLLYGDADDPCTSVLTAARASGAPIYLLGRELVVDPVAGVLHMGGECWHLPEPLWGGREQWDNLALATAATRLLRERLPAAAVEPGADWRCPPRLPGRCQRLRPWGSDGPTLLLDVAHNPQAVRQLASVLRRHPGARVYALFNLLADKDLDACLAPLAGLVQHWFPVALPESARTRPWPDLLAALDTRGLTWTAVEGGDCSASLEAACAGLGAGDLVLCFGSFQVLAQLPEELLSGEAPGGTAACQPG, translated from the coding sequence GTGCAGTCTGAAGCGGCTCGGGCGCGCTTGGTTCAAGCGCCCGGCGCCGTGCCCGCGGATCGTGTCAATGCCCGGGTCATGGCCCTTGCGGGAGCGCCGGGGCATATAGAGCTGGGTCTTGCACGCATGCGGGCAGCCATGGCCGAGCTCGAGATCGCGCCGCGGCAGCCGTGGCCGGTGATCACGGTGGCTGGCACCAATGGCAAAGGCTCCACGGTTGCCTACCTCGAGAGCCTGTACCGGCAGGCGGGTTATCGCGTTGCCGCCTACACCAGCCCGCACCTATGGCGTTTTGTCGAGCGCCTGCGCATCGATGGCACGGTATTGACCGAAGGGCAGTGGCTTGCTGCCTTGGAGGAGGTGGCCCAAGACGCTGGCCACATTCCCCTCACCTATTTCGAACTGGCTACCCTGGCGGCCCTATTGTTGGTGCGGGCCGCCGCGCCGGAGCTGCTCATCCTGGAAGTGGGGATGGGCGGACGGCTGGATGCCGTCAACGCCGTCCACCCAGACCTTAGCATCATCACCACGGTGGACATGGATCATCAGCAGTGGCTGGGCGACAGTCGTGAAGCCATCGGTCGGGAAAAGGCAGGGATACTGCGCCGTGGCGTACCGTTGCTCTACGGCGACGCCGACGATCCCTGTACCAGCGTATTGACGGCGGCCAGGGCTTCGGGTGCACCCATCTATCTTTTGGGTCGGGAGCTTGTGGTGGATCCCGTCGCGGGCGTCCTGCACATGGGCGGGGAGTGCTGGCACCTACCCGAGCCGCTCTGGGGCGGGCGGGAACAGTGGGACAATCTGGCGCTGGCGACGGCCGCAACCCGGCTGCTGCGCGAGCGTCTGCCCGCCGCGGCTGTGGAGCCCGGTGCCGACTGGCGTTGTCCACCAAGATTGCCAGGCCGCTGTCAGCGTCTACGTCCCTGGGGAAGCGATGGACCGACCCTGCTTCTGGACGTGGCACACAATCCGCAGGCAGTCCGGCAACTGGCGAGCGTGCTCCGGCGCCATCCCGGGGCGCGTGTCTACGCCCTCTTCAATCTCCTGGCGGACAAGGATCTGGATGCCTGCCTCGCCCCGCTGGCGGGACTGGTGCAGCACTGGTTTCCCGTGGCCTTGCCCGAATCGGCGCGGACTCGGCCCTGGCCGGACCTGCTGGCGGCGCTGGATACGCGTGGGCTAACCTGGACCGCGGTGGAGGGTGGGGACTGCTCCGCGAGCCTTGAAGCCGCTTGCGCCGGCCTTGGCGCGGGCGACCTGGTGCTGTGCTTCGGCTCCTTCCAGGTACTCGCCCAACTGCCCGAGGAACTGCTCTCGGGGGAAGCTCCGGGAGGGACAGCGGCATGCCAACCTGGGTGA
- the accD gene encoding acetyl-CoA carboxylase, carboxyltransferase subunit beta, protein MSWFDRVLPPKIKKGPEQPLAKEGRRSAVPEGLWSKCPTCQAVLYRTELEANLFVCPHCGHHQRLTARQRLRFFLDPEPQLELGAELTPVDPLRFRDQKKYKERLQEAQEKSGEKDALVAMRGFLKGQPVVVAAFAFEFMGGSMGSVVGARFVKAAEAAMVERCPFICFSASGGARMQEGLLSLMQMAKTAAAVERLAKMGIPYISVLTDPTMGGVSASLATLGDILIAEPRALIGFAGPRVIEQTIREKLPEGFQRSEYLLEHGAIDQIVDRRELRDRIAEIIAILGHGERAV, encoded by the coding sequence GTGAGCTGGTTCGACCGCGTACTGCCACCCAAGATCAAGAAGGGCCCAGAGCAGCCCCTGGCCAAAGAGGGGCGGCGCAGTGCCGTACCCGAGGGACTCTGGTCCAAGTGCCCCACCTGTCAGGCGGTGCTGTATCGGACGGAGCTCGAGGCCAATCTGTTCGTCTGTCCGCACTGCGGCCACCATCAGCGCCTCACGGCACGGCAGCGTCTGCGCTTTTTTCTGGACCCCGAGCCGCAGCTCGAACTGGGCGCAGAACTGACCCCGGTGGATCCCTTACGTTTTCGGGATCAAAAGAAATACAAGGAGCGCTTGCAGGAGGCCCAGGAAAAGAGCGGCGAGAAGGACGCCCTGGTGGCCATGCGCGGCTTCCTCAAGGGCCAGCCCGTGGTGGTGGCGGCCTTTGCGTTCGAGTTCATGGGGGGCAGCATGGGTTCCGTGGTGGGGGCGCGTTTCGTGAAAGCCGCCGAGGCGGCCATGGTGGAACGTTGTCCCTTCATCTGTTTCAGCGCCAGCGGCGGTGCCCGCATGCAGGAAGGTCTGCTCTCGCTGATGCAGATGGCCAAGACGGCGGCGGCCGTCGAGCGCTTGGCAAAGATGGGCATCCCTTACATCTCGGTGCTCACGGACCCGACCATGGGTGGGGTCTCGGCGAGCCTCGCCACCCTGGGCGACATCCTCATCGCGGAACCACGGGCGCTCATCGGTTTTGCCGGTCCTCGGGTCATCGAGCAGACCATTCGCGAGAAGCTGCCCGAGGGTTTTCAGCGTTCGGAATATTTACTGGAACACGGTGCCATCGATCAGATCGTCGATCGGCGTGAACTGCGCGACCGTATCGCCGAGATCATCGCCATTCTTGGCCATGGCGAGCGTGCAGTCTGA
- the trpA gene encoding tryptophan synthase subunit alpha, whose protein sequence is MSRLTNCFSKLRGRTALIPFVTAGDPDPAATVPILHALVAAGADILELGVPFSDPMADGPTIQRANERALSRGVHLRQVLAWVAEFREGNQHTPIVLMGYLNPIEAMGIEDFAREAAAVGVDGTIIVDLTPEEGRRESAVLRSVGIDPIFLLAPTSGAERVAAVRELGSGFVYYVSLRGITGATQRDWHGVLERVQQLRAALSLPVAIGFGIRDAATARVLAQGGADAVVIGSALVERLADAADTAAQVAQAFLAPIAAALAEHARVSA, encoded by the coding sequence ATGAGTCGGCTGACGAACTGTTTTTCCAAGCTGCGCGGGCGCACCGCGCTCATCCCCTTTGTCACGGCGGGCGATCCGGACCCGGCAGCCACCGTGCCCATCCTCCACGCTCTGGTGGCCGCTGGGGCCGATATCCTCGAGCTCGGCGTGCCCTTCTCGGACCCCATGGCCGATGGCCCCACTATTCAGCGCGCCAACGAGCGGGCGCTGTCCCGCGGTGTCCATCTGCGCCAGGTCCTGGCCTGGGTCGCGGAATTTCGTGAGGGGAACCAGCATACCCCCATCGTGCTCATGGGCTATCTCAACCCCATCGAGGCCATGGGGATCGAGGATTTTGCCCGGGAGGCAGCCGCGGTGGGTGTGGATGGTACCATCATCGTCGACCTGACGCCCGAAGAGGGACGGCGGGAGAGCGCCGTGCTGCGCTCGGTTGGCATCGATCCCATCTTCCTGCTGGCCCCCACCAGCGGTGCCGAACGTGTGGCGGCGGTGCGCGAGCTCGGCAGTGGTTTCGTCTATTACGTCTCCCTGCGCGGGATCACCGGGGCAACGCAGCGGGATTGGCACGGGGTGCTGGAGCGGGTGCAGCAGTTGCGCGCTGCCCTGAGCCTGCCCGTAGCCATCGGCTTTGGTATTCGCGATGCTGCCACCGCCAGGGTGTTGGCCCAGGGTGGTGCCGATGCCGTGGTGATTGGCTCGGCTCTCGTAGAGCGGCTCGCCGATGCGGCGGACACTGCCGCGCAGGTGGCCCAGGCCTTTCTGGCTCCCATAGCGGCGGCCTTGGCAGAGCACGCGCGGGTGTCGGCGTGA
- the trpB gene encoding tryptophan synthase subunit beta: MANYHQPDEHGHYGPYGGRFVAETLVPALDELQAAYAAAQQDPEFRGELHSELRQFVGRPNPLYHAARISRELGGAQIYLKREDLNHTGAHKINNAVGQALLARRMGKGRLIAETGAGQHGVATATVATRYGMECTVFMGADDIQRQSSNVYRMRLLGAQVVAVDSGTRTLKDALNEALREWVTRVEDTFYVIGTVAGPHPYPAMVRDFHRVIGDEARAQCLEQTGSLPSACIACVGGGSNAIGLFAAFIDDPEVRLIGVEAGGLGLASGKHAAPLNSGRPGVLHGNRTYLMEDGNGQILPTHSISAGLDYPGVGPEHAYLKDSGRAEYVVATDEEALAAFHTLSRREGIIPALETAHALAYAFKLAPQMRRDQSIVVNLSGRGDKDIHTVAAREGIAL; encoded by the coding sequence ATGGCCAACTATCACCAGCCGGACGAGCATGGACACTATGGCCCCTACGGCGGTCGCTTTGTCGCCGAGACCCTGGTACCGGCTCTGGACGAATTGCAGGCGGCCTACGCTGCCGCGCAGCAGGATCCGGAGTTTCGCGGGGAACTGCACAGCGAACTGCGGCAGTTCGTCGGTCGCCCCAATCCCCTTTACCATGCCGCGAGGATCTCCCGTGAGTTGGGGGGAGCGCAGATCTACCTCAAACGCGAGGATCTCAACCACACCGGCGCCCACAAGATCAACAATGCCGTCGGGCAGGCGCTCTTGGCGCGGCGCATGGGCAAGGGGCGTCTCATTGCCGAAACCGGTGCAGGGCAGCATGGGGTGGCGACGGCGACGGTGGCCACTCGCTATGGTATGGAATGCACGGTCTTCATGGGTGCCGACGATATCCAGCGTCAGTCCAGCAACGTCTATCGCATGCGTTTGCTGGGGGCGCAGGTGGTGGCGGTGGATAGCGGCACGCGCACCCTCAAGGATGCCCTCAACGAGGCCCTGCGCGAGTGGGTGACCCGAGTGGAGGATACTTTCTACGTCATCGGTACCGTGGCGGGGCCGCACCCATATCCGGCCATGGTGCGGGATTTTCATCGGGTCATCGGTGATGAAGCCCGCGCCCAGTGTCTGGAGCAGACCGGCAGTCTGCCGTCGGCCTGTATCGCCTGTGTCGGTGGTGGCAGCAACGCCATTGGGCTTTTTGCCGCGTTCATCGACGATCCCGAGGTGCGCCTCATCGGTGTGGAGGCGGGTGGTCTCGGCCTTGCCAGCGGCAAGCACGCTGCCCCTCTCAATTCCGGTCGACCGGGCGTACTGCACGGCAACCGGACTTACCTCATGGAGGACGGCAATGGTCAGATACTGCCTACCCACTCCATCTCGGCGGGGCTCGACTACCCTGGGGTCGGCCCGGAACACGCCTATCTCAAAGACAGCGGCCGCGCCGAATATGTGGTAGCCACGGACGAGGAGGCGCTGGCCGCCTTCCACACCCTCAGTCGGCGCGAAGGGATCATCCCGGCGCTGGAAACGGCCCACGCCCTGGCCTACGCCTTCAAGCTTGCGCCACAGATGCGTCGGGATCAGAGTATCGTCGTCAATCTCTCGGGCCGAGGCGACAAGGACATCCACACCGTGGCGGCACGGGAGGGCATCGCGCTATGA
- a CDS encoding phosphoribosylanthranilate isomerase, whose translation MLRIKICGITRVEDALAAAEAGADAIGLVFYPPSPRYVEIATAQAILAALPPFVTRVGLFVNPEAHWVRAVTEQCLLDLLQFHGDETDEFCSGFGRPYIKALRLSGPTDLHPWRRRFPGAQALLLDKENERVYGGSGEAFAWWPLPADLGVALILAGGLRVDNVAQAVRLARPYAVDVSSGVEVSPGQKDRGKIRNFIHCARAALQET comes from the coding sequence ATGCTGCGTATCAAGATCTGTGGGATCACCCGAGTCGAAGACGCCCTTGCCGCCGCCGAGGCGGGCGCGGATGCCATCGGTCTGGTTTTTTATCCGCCGAGCCCGCGCTACGTGGAGATCGCGACGGCGCAGGCCATTCTCGCGGCCCTACCGCCCTTCGTCACCCGTGTCGGTCTGTTCGTCAACCCCGAGGCGCACTGGGTGCGTGCGGTTACGGAGCAATGTCTGCTGGACCTGCTTCAGTTTCATGGCGACGAGACGGACGAGTTCTGCAGCGGATTCGGAAGGCCCTACATCAAGGCCTTACGGCTATCGGGTCCCACGGACCTGCACCCCTGGCGTCGGCGCTTTCCCGGGGCCCAGGCGCTGCTATTGGATAAGGAAAACGAGCGGGTCTATGGTGGCTCCGGCGAGGCCTTTGCGTGGTGGCCGCTGCCCGCGGATCTGGGTGTGGCCCTGATCCTTGCGGGCGGTCTGCGGGTGGATAACGTTGCCCAAGCGGTGCGTCTGGCGCGCCCCTATGCCGTGGACGTCAGTAGCGGCGTGGAAGTATCGCCGGGGCAGAAGGATCGTGGCAAAATAAGGAATTTCATTCACTGCGCCCGCGCGGCTCTACAGGAGACCTGA
- the truA gene encoding tRNA pseudouridine(38-40) synthase TruA, whose product MEYRGSDFSGWQRQDGPASVQESLERALREIAQCAVPTTVAGRTDAGVHALGQVVHFDAPVTRPALAWTRGVNRYLPSSISVLWARPVPRDFHARFAAVGRRYRYCILNRSERSALYAGRAAWVPRPLAVEPMQEAASLLLGRHDFSAFRAAACQAKHPIRELRQLRVSRQGDWVFVDAEANAFLHHMVRNLVGVLLGIGWGDRPPHWAAEVLASRKRALAGVTAPAEGLYFVAALYPPAFALPTLDFHQLHTLFPPSC is encoded by the coding sequence CTGGAGTATCGGGGTAGCGACTTCAGCGGCTGGCAGCGTCAGGATGGACCAGCGAGCGTTCAGGAAAGCCTCGAGCGTGCGCTCCGCGAGATTGCCCAGTGCGCGGTTCCCACCACCGTTGCCGGCCGGACCGATGCGGGGGTCCATGCCCTCGGTCAGGTGGTGCATTTCGATGCTCCGGTGACCCGTCCGGCCCTCGCCTGGACGCGGGGGGTCAACCGCTATCTTCCCTCCAGTATCAGTGTGCTCTGGGCGCGGCCCGTCCCCCGGGATTTTCACGCGCGCTTTGCTGCCGTTGGGCGGCGTTATCGGTATTGCATTCTCAATCGCAGCGAACGCTCGGCACTGTATGCCGGGCGCGCGGCCTGGGTGCCGCGGCCTCTGGCGGTGGAGCCCATGCAGGAAGCCGCCAGCCTGCTCTTGGGCAGACACGATTTTTCGGCCTTTCGCGCCGCTGCCTGTCAGGCCAAACACCCCATCAGGGAATTACGCCAGTTGCGGGTGAGCCGTCAGGGCGACTGGGTTTTCGTGGATGCCGAGGCCAATGCCTTTCTCCACCACATGGTGCGCAACCTCGTCGGCGTGCTGCTGGGCATTGGCTGGGGTGACCGACCGCCCCACTGGGCGGCGGAGGTGCTGGCGTCGCGCAAGCGCGCGCTGGCGGGGGTAACCGCTCCGGCCGAAGGGCTCTATTTCGTCGCCGCCCTCTATCCGCCTGCCTTTGCCTTGCCTACCCTGGATTTCCACCAATTGCATACCCTCTTCCCGCCATCGTGTTAG
- a CDS encoding FimV/HubP family polar landmark protein has product MDRKAWVQVFLALGVGVPGLAQAMGLGELIVLSGPGEPFRAEIPIRSEHPRELTSAQAGLAPASAFSLIHLPVDPTLSQWHFSVREGGQPAILISSPLPLTQASLPFLVQLDWSGGQIVREYRASSAAATTYGVPATRLATPSPSPRPSAEAMPYPPMPARSPRTEVAGWASASRYGPVPEHQTLFDIARKLSRSNRVSLDQVMAALVKANPGAFKNGNPNLLYAGTYLETPSLAQVQAMTPAQARAWLRGQRLGVSAKSTPVAANQAVPANATTNAGAPATRLVLSSAPSSVAAAASSAAAAPASTAAAVSTVSTAAAQSSVAALRSDNAHLQTMLQALNTRLTQTQAQVASQAAELARLSQASAQAHPRSNPLLWLSLGGNLLLLLLFLWVYQRQQEAARRQREVSQKLTMLAGNGNGAGARPTPPPPPPPPPSSGESPAAFAPPPRPEPFLTPGTVAPASAPQAPTPKAAVAEPQAAAEPTVAAAAATGGLDFSPSAADGAPAAGEAADFSGTAAVAGGQSTGTLGADPSDPLQVDPLEQADLYLTYGKSDSAVTVLQEALEENPRRKELYVKLLDLYAQLDRRDAFLELAERMRGRFGPVNGAWQQVAAQGAQLFPGHSLFADASAVASTPPQSAATPSTTAQSAPDSHHAFDVSALSAAASTDEPQAEHHVGANETDHLLDFNLDSLLGSADAEKDSAMPQHEIPAAEKQRLLDSVDEQFRALEAESRTESPTRSGTTPLESDFAHHPDAARDEPHPSAPSQDAAAEAAGDWDAVGTKLDLAKAYLEMDDADSARELLEEVSREGNPQQRSEAHSLLESL; this is encoded by the coding sequence ATGGACAGAAAAGCGTGGGTGCAGGTGTTCCTGGCCCTGGGCGTTGGGGTTCCCGGCCTGGCACAGGCTATGGGTCTGGGTGAACTGATCGTGCTTTCGGGCCCGGGTGAACCCTTCCGCGCCGAGATCCCCATTCGCAGCGAACACCCACGGGAACTGACCAGCGCTCAGGCGGGACTTGCGCCGGCCTCCGCCTTCAGCCTCATCCATTTACCGGTGGACCCAACCCTCAGCCAGTGGCACTTCAGCGTCCGCGAGGGCGGTCAGCCGGCCATCCTGATCTCGAGCCCCCTGCCCCTGACGCAGGCCAGTCTACCCTTCCTGGTACAGCTGGACTGGTCCGGTGGGCAGATCGTTCGCGAATATCGGGCCTCCTCCGCGGCGGCCACGACCTATGGGGTGCCGGCAACTCGCCTGGCGACGCCATCCCCCAGCCCGCGTCCGTCCGCTGAGGCCATGCCTTACCCGCCCATGCCGGCGCGGTCGCCACGTACCGAGGTTGCTGGTTGGGCCAGCGCCTCGCGCTATGGCCCCGTCCCGGAGCATCAGACCCTCTTTGATATCGCCCGGAAGCTCAGTCGCAGCAACCGGGTGAGCCTGGATCAGGTCATGGCTGCCCTGGTAAAGGCCAATCCCGGGGCGTTCAAAAATGGTAATCCCAATCTGCTCTATGCGGGTACCTACCTTGAGACGCCCAGTCTGGCCCAGGTTCAGGCCATGACACCGGCCCAGGCGCGGGCCTGGTTACGTGGCCAACGGCTCGGAGTTTCCGCCAAGTCCACGCCCGTCGCGGCAAACCAAGCGGTCCCGGCAAACGCGACCACCAATGCGGGGGCACCGGCGACCCGTCTGGTACTCTCCAGTGCGCCCAGCTCCGTGGCCGCGGCTGCCAGCAGCGCAGCAGCGGCTCCGGCGAGTACGGCGGCTGCGGTTAGCACGGTCAGCACTGCCGCTGCCCAGAGTAGCGTTGCCGCCCTGCGGTCGGACAATGCCCATCTGCAGACCATGCTTCAGGCTCTCAACACGCGCCTGACCCAGACGCAGGCGCAGGTGGCTTCGCAGGCTGCGGAACTCGCCCGTTTGTCCCAGGCATCGGCGCAGGCACACCCGCGCAGCAATCCCTTGCTGTGGCTGTCCCTTGGGGGCAACCTGCTGCTGCTCCTGCTGTTCCTCTGGGTCTATCAGAGGCAGCAGGAAGCGGCGCGACGCCAGCGCGAAGTATCGCAGAAGCTGACCATGCTGGCCGGCAATGGCAACGGCGCGGGCGCGAGGCCGACACCGCCGCCACCGCCGCCACCGCCGCCATCATCGGGAGAATCGCCCGCGGCCTTCGCGCCGCCGCCCCGGCCTGAGCCGTTCTTGACGCCGGGCACGGTGGCACCGGCGTCTGCCCCGCAGGCGCCTACGCCCAAAGCGGCGGTGGCAGAACCGCAGGCTGCGGCGGAACCGACCGTGGCGGCCGCTGCCGCGACCGGCGGCTTGGATTTCTCGCCGAGTGCCGCCGACGGCGCCCCGGCCGCAGGCGAGGCAGCGGATTTTTCCGGGACGGCTGCGGTCGCCGGTGGCCAGTCGACGGGCACCCTTGGTGCCGATCCATCCGATCCGCTGCAGGTGGATCCCCTGGAGCAGGCGGATCTCTATCTGACCTACGGCAAGTCCGACTCGGCAGTGACGGTATTGCAGGAGGCTCTGGAAGAGAATCCGCGGCGCAAGGAGCTTTACGTCAAGCTACTGGATCTCTATGCCCAGCTGGATCGTCGCGATGCCTTTCTGGAGCTGGCGGAGCGCATGCGTGGTCGCTTCGGTCCCGTGAATGGTGCCTGGCAGCAGGTTGCGGCCCAGGGCGCTCAGCTTTTCCCGGGGCACAGCTTGTTTGCGGATGCCAGCGCCGTCGCTTCGACCCCGCCCCAGTCGGCGGCCACGCCGTCGACGACCGCGCAGTCGGCGCCGGACTCGCATCACGCCTTCGATGTGTCGGCGCTGTCGGCAGCGGCATCCACGGATGAGCCGCAAGCAGAGCACCACGTCGGCGCCAACGAGACCGACCATTTGTTGGATTTCAATCTGGACAGTTTGCTGGGCAGCGCGGACGCGGAAAAGGACAGCGCAATGCCTCAGCACGAGATTCCGGCGGCGGAGAAGCAGCGGCTCCTGGACTCGGTCGATGAACAGTTCCGCGCCCTGGAGGCGGAGTCAAGGACCGAGTCCCCAACCCGCTCCGGGACTACGCCGCTGGAATCCGACTTTGCTCATCACCCCGACGCTGCAAGGGATGAACCGCATCCGTCGGCGCCGTCCCAGGATGCCGCCGCGGAGGCCGCAGGCGACTGGGATGCCGTCGGGACCAAGCTCGACCTGGCCAAGGCCTATCTGGAAATGGACGATGCCGATTCGGCACGAGAGCTGCTGGAGGAGGTCTCCCGGGAGGGCAATCCCCAGCAGCGCAGCGAGGCGCACAGCCTGCTGGAAAGCCTCTAG
- a CDS encoding aspartate-semialdehyde dehydrogenase, with translation MKKEGYRVAILGATGAVGEVMREILEERDFPVEELVLLASERSAGQAFRFRGKSVRVQDAEYFDWTGVDIGLFSAGARASEIFAPRAVAAGAVVIDNTSRFRYDDDIPLVVPEVNPQRIADYRQRGIIANPNCSTIQMLLALKPIDDAVGIERVVVATYQAVSGAGSRAIHELGETTRAVFTQQEVAPAVFPKRIAFNCLPQIDVFQDNGYTKEEMKMLWESRKILERPELALTATCVRVPVFYGHSEAVNVVTREKMRAEELRSLLQRAPGVRVLDERTAGGWPTALDAAGQDATWVGRIREDCSHERGLNFWVVADNIRKGAALNSIQIAELLIRDYL, from the coding sequence ATGAAAAAAGAAGGTTATCGCGTCGCCATCCTGGGTGCCACGGGTGCCGTGGGTGAGGTCATGCGGGAAATCTTGGAGGAACGGGATTTTCCGGTGGAGGAACTGGTCCTGCTCGCCAGTGAACGCTCCGCTGGGCAGGCCTTCCGCTTTCGGGGTAAGTCCGTGCGCGTCCAGGACGCCGAGTACTTCGACTGGACGGGCGTGGATATCGGGCTCTTTTCCGCCGGTGCCCGCGCCAGTGAGATCTTCGCGCCCCGGGCGGTGGCGGCGGGTGCGGTGGTCATCGACAACACCTCACGCTTTCGCTACGACGACGACATCCCCCTGGTGGTGCCCGAGGTGAATCCCCAGCGCATTGCCGATTATCGGCAGCGTGGCATCATCGCCAACCCCAACTGCTCCACCATCCAGATGTTGCTTGCCCTCAAACCCATTGACGACGCCGTGGGCATCGAGCGGGTCGTGGTGGCCACCTATCAGGCCGTCAGCGGTGCCGGCAGCCGCGCCATCCACGAGCTGGGTGAAACGACGCGGGCGGTTTTTACCCAGCAAGAAGTTGCGCCAGCGGTCTTCCCCAAGCGCATCGCCTTCAATTGCCTGCCCCAGATCGACGTCTTCCAGGATAACGGTTACACCAAGGAAGAAATGAAGATGCTCTGGGAATCGCGCAAGATACTCGAACGCCCGGAGCTTGCCCTGACGGCCACCTGCGTGCGGGTACCGGTGTTTTATGGGCACTCCGAGGCGGTCAACGTGGTAACGCGGGAGAAGATGCGTGCCGAGGAACTGCGTAGCCTGCTCCAGCGCGCGCCGGGGGTCCGGGTGCTGGACGAGCGCACCGCCGGCGGCTGGCCCACGGCCCTGGACGCCGCTGGCCAGGACGCTACCTGGGTAGGACGCATCCGCGAGGATTGTTCCCACGAGCGTGGATTGAATTTTTGGGTGGTAGCCGACAACATCCGCAAAGGCGCTGCCCTGAACAGTATACAGATTGCGGAGTTGCTCATTCGCGACTATCTATAG